The Streptomyces sp. P9-A4 genome contains a region encoding:
- a CDS encoding 1-phosphofructokinase family hexose kinase has translation MILTVTLNTALDLTYRVPALTPHASHRVTQVIERPGGKGLNVARVLAALGHETVATGFAGGATGAVLREQLAATPVRDELVDTAGPTRRTVAIVDATTGDTTQLNEPGPTVSAAEWTAFRDRFTELLDGASAVALCGSLPPGIHVGAYAELVRLSRTAGVPVLLDTSGEPLRRGIAARPDLVKPNAEELAQLTGSRDPLRATREARGRGARTVVSSLGPEGLLAATPEGLWRAAPPAAVKGNPTGAGDSAVAGLLSGLADDAPWPERLTRAVALSAATVLSPVAGEFDRAAYEELLPRVKVTEESARV, from the coding sequence TTGATCCTCACGGTCACCCTCAACACGGCGCTGGACCTGACCTACCGGGTCCCCGCCCTCACCCCGCACGCCTCCCACCGCGTCACCCAGGTCATCGAACGCCCCGGCGGCAAGGGCCTCAACGTCGCCCGGGTCCTCGCGGCCCTCGGCCACGAGACGGTCGCCACCGGTTTCGCGGGCGGCGCCACCGGCGCCGTCCTGCGCGAACAACTCGCCGCGACGCCCGTCCGTGACGAACTCGTCGACACCGCGGGCCCCACCCGCCGTACCGTCGCGATCGTCGACGCGACGACCGGCGACACCACCCAGCTCAACGAACCCGGACCGACCGTCTCGGCCGCCGAGTGGACCGCCTTCCGCGACCGCTTCACGGAACTCCTCGACGGTGCCTCGGCGGTCGCGCTCTGCGGCAGCCTCCCGCCGGGCATCCACGTGGGGGCGTACGCGGAACTCGTCCGGCTCTCCAGGACGGCCGGTGTCCCCGTCCTCCTGGACACCAGCGGCGAGCCGCTGCGGCGGGGCATCGCCGCCCGCCCGGACCTGGTCAAGCCGAACGCCGAGGAACTCGCCCAGCTCACCGGCTCCCGCGATCCGCTGCGCGCGACGCGCGAGGCACGGGGCCGGGGCGCGCGCACGGTCGTCTCCTCGCTCGGCCCCGAAGGCCTGCTCGCCGCCACCCCGGAGGGCCTGTGGCGCGCGGCCCCGCCGGCGGCGGTGAAGGGCAACCCGACGGGCGCGGGCGACTCGGCGGTAGCGGGCCTGCTCTCGGGCCTGGCCGACGACGCCCCCTGGCCCGAACGGCTGACCCGGGCGGTCGCCCTCTCGGCGGCGACGGTGC
- the nagA gene encoding N-acetylglucosamine-6-phosphate deacetylase, whose amino-acid sequence MADHKVLAGAHVVLPTGIVENGRVIVDGDRIAGAAPEATPALDLTGHWLVPGFVDMHNHGGGGASFTSGTVDDVLKGVHTHRLHGTTTVVASFVTGEMDFLTRRAGLLSELAEQGDLAGLHFEGPFISPCRKGAHDETLLRDPDPADVRKLIDAARGQAKMVTLATELPGGIDSVRLLAEHGVIAAIGHTDASYEQTVEAIDAGATVATHLYNAMPALGHRAPGPIAALLEDERITVELINDGTHLHPAALELAFHHAGPGRVAFITDAMDAAGFGDGRYMLGPLEVEVKDSVARLVEGGSIAGSTLTLDRAFKRAATIDGLPVEAVVQAISANPARLLGVYDRVGSLEPGKDADIVVLDAAFDIKGVMRKGEWIVDPTAGTAV is encoded by the coding sequence ATGGCCGATCACAAGGTTCTCGCCGGCGCACACGTCGTGCTGCCCACCGGGATCGTCGAGAACGGACGCGTGATCGTCGACGGCGACCGCATCGCGGGCGCGGCCCCCGAGGCCACCCCCGCCCTCGACCTGACCGGCCACTGGCTCGTCCCCGGCTTCGTCGACATGCACAACCACGGCGGCGGCGGCGCGTCCTTCACCTCCGGCACCGTCGACGACGTCCTCAAGGGCGTCCACACCCACCGGCTGCACGGCACCACCACCGTCGTCGCCTCCTTCGTCACCGGCGAGATGGACTTCCTCACCCGGCGGGCCGGGCTGCTCTCCGAGCTCGCCGAGCAGGGCGACCTGGCCGGCCTGCACTTCGAGGGCCCGTTCATCTCCCCCTGCCGCAAGGGCGCCCACGACGAGACGCTGCTGCGCGACCCCGACCCGGCCGATGTCCGCAAGCTGATCGACGCGGCCCGCGGCCAGGCCAAGATGGTCACCCTCGCCACCGAGCTGCCCGGCGGCATCGACTCCGTACGGCTGCTCGCCGAGCACGGCGTGATCGCCGCCATCGGCCACACCGACGCCTCGTACGAGCAGACCGTCGAGGCCATCGACGCGGGCGCCACCGTCGCCACCCACCTCTACAACGCGATGCCCGCGCTCGGCCACCGCGCCCCCGGCCCGATCGCCGCCCTCCTGGAGGACGAGCGGATCACCGTCGAGCTCATCAACGACGGCACCCATCTGCACCCCGCCGCCCTGGAGCTCGCCTTCCACCACGCGGGTCCCGGGCGGGTCGCCTTCATCACCGACGCGATGGACGCGGCGGGCTTCGGCGACGGCCGCTACATGCTCGGCCCGCTGGAGGTCGAGGTGAAGGACAGCGTGGCCCGCCTCGTCGAGGGCGGCTCCATCGCCGGGTCCACCCTCACCCTGGACCGCGCGTTCAAGCGCGCCGCGACGATCGACGGCCTCCCCGTCGAAGCGGTCGTCCAGGCCATCTCCGCCAACCCGGCCCGGCTGCTCGGCGTGTACGACCGCGTCGGCTCCCTGGAGCCCGGCAAGGACGCCGACATCGTGGTCCTCGACGCCGCGTTCGACATCAAGGGCGTCATGCGCAAGGGCGAGTGGATCGTCGACCCGACGGCGGGCACAGCCGTCTGA
- a CDS encoding ROK family protein encodes MRHVIALDVGGTGMKAALVGADGTLLHEARRATGRDRGPEAVVETILGFAEELGSLGAERYGEPAAAAGVAVPGIVDAENGIAVYAANLGWRDVPMRELLSRRLGGIPVALGHDVRTGGLAEGRIGAGNGADRFLFVPLGTGIAGAIGIGDRIEAGAHGYAGEIGHIVVRPGGTECGCGQRGCLERYASASAVSQAWAGASGDPEADAADCAKAVESGDPTAVRVWQDAVDALADGLVTALTLLDPRTLIIGGGLAEAGETLFTPLRAAVEERVTFQKLPAIVPAALGDTAGCLGAGLLAWDLLAEQRPTDSEVSA; translated from the coding sequence GTGAGACACGTCATCGCCCTGGATGTGGGCGGCACCGGTATGAAGGCCGCCCTTGTCGGGGCGGACGGCACGCTGCTCCACGAGGCCCGCCGCGCCACCGGGCGCGACCGCGGGCCCGAGGCCGTCGTGGAGACCATCCTCGGCTTCGCCGAGGAACTCGGAAGCCTCGGCGCCGAGCGGTACGGAGAGCCCGCCGCGGCCGCCGGAGTCGCCGTCCCCGGAATCGTCGACGCGGAGAACGGCATCGCCGTCTACGCCGCCAACCTCGGCTGGCGCGACGTTCCCATGCGCGAACTCCTCAGCCGCCGGCTCGGCGGCATCCCCGTCGCCCTCGGCCACGACGTGCGCACCGGCGGCCTCGCCGAAGGCCGTATCGGCGCGGGCAACGGCGCGGACCGCTTCCTCTTCGTCCCCCTCGGCACCGGCATCGCCGGCGCCATCGGCATCGGCGACCGCATCGAGGCCGGCGCCCACGGCTACGCCGGCGAGATCGGCCACATCGTCGTCCGCCCCGGCGGTACGGAGTGCGGCTGCGGCCAGCGCGGCTGCCTGGAGCGGTACGCCTCCGCCTCCGCCGTCTCCCAGGCCTGGGCCGGGGCCAGCGGCGACCCCGAGGCCGACGCCGCCGACTGCGCGAAGGCCGTCGAATCCGGCGACCCCACGGCCGTACGGGTGTGGCAGGACGCCGTCGACGCCCTCGCCGACGGCCTGGTCACGGCGCTCACCCTGCTGGACCCCCGCACGCTCATCATCGGTGGCGGACTCGCCGAGGCCGGGGAAACGTTGTTCACACCACTTCGGGCCGCGGTGGAGGAGCGAGTCACGTTCCAGAAGCTGCCCGCCATCGTCCCGGCGGCCCTCGGGGACACCGCCGGATGCCTGGGCGCGGGCCTCCTCGCCTGGGACCTGCTCGCCGAACAGCGCCCCACCGACTCGGAGGTTTCCGCCTGA
- a CDS encoding ABC transporter substrate-binding protein, with protein sequence MKSVQRRRFLGLTAAAAALGLTATVAGCGSLGGDAGDVTLRLVAADYDLTGGDTTKKYWTDLVAAFEAKHPGVKVEVQIESWDDVDRKVAEMVKADKAPDIAQIGAYADYAAAGELYAADELLSIPVQANFLAPLVSAGEHKRTQYGLPFVASTRPLFYNQALFDDAGVEAPTSWDELAAAAGKLKDNGVRTPFALPLGPEEAQAEALMWMLSAGGGWTDGTDHYTVDSDANVRTFEWLKKNLVGKGLTGPVAPGKLNRKAAFAAFANGEVGMLNGHPSLLKEAAKKGVKVGQVPLPGADGPAKAAMGVADWIMGFKQNGHRKEIGDFLNFVFSDENVLKFAGDNDLLPVTVSASARMETEPEHANLRVFLKTLPDSQLPPVGKTSWAKVSENVKQNIGKAVTPAGRPADVLGAIGKVATAAEAAE encoded by the coding sequence ATGAAAAGCGTGCAGCGGCGACGATTCCTTGGACTGACCGCGGCCGCCGCCGCCCTCGGGCTGACCGCCACGGTCGCCGGCTGCGGCTCCCTCGGCGGCGACGCCGGCGACGTGACCCTGAGACTGGTCGCCGCCGACTACGACCTCACGGGCGGCGACACCACCAAGAAGTACTGGACCGACCTCGTCGCCGCCTTCGAGGCGAAGCACCCGGGCGTCAAGGTCGAGGTGCAGATCGAGTCCTGGGACGACGTCGACCGCAAGGTCGCCGAGATGGTCAAGGCCGACAAGGCCCCCGACATCGCGCAGATCGGCGCCTACGCCGACTACGCCGCCGCCGGCGAGCTCTACGCCGCCGACGAACTCCTGTCCATCCCCGTCCAGGCCAACTTCCTCGCCCCGCTCGTCTCCGCCGGCGAGCACAAGCGCACCCAGTACGGCCTGCCGTTCGTCGCCTCCACCCGGCCGCTCTTCTACAACCAGGCCCTCTTCGACGACGCCGGGGTCGAGGCCCCCACCAGCTGGGACGAGCTGGCCGCCGCGGCCGGGAAGCTGAAGGACAACGGCGTCCGCACCCCCTTCGCGCTGCCGCTCGGCCCGGAGGAGGCCCAGGCCGAGGCCCTCATGTGGATGCTCAGCGCCGGTGGCGGCTGGACCGACGGCACCGACCACTACACGGTCGACTCCGACGCGAACGTCCGCACCTTCGAGTGGCTCAAGAAGAACCTCGTCGGCAAGGGCCTCACCGGCCCCGTCGCCCCCGGCAAGCTCAACCGCAAGGCCGCGTTCGCCGCCTTCGCGAACGGCGAGGTCGGCATGCTCAACGGCCACCCCTCGCTCCTGAAGGAAGCCGCCAAGAAGGGCGTCAAGGTCGGACAGGTCCCGCTGCCCGGCGCCGACGGCCCGGCGAAGGCCGCGATGGGCGTCGCCGACTGGATCATGGGCTTCAAGCAGAACGGTCACCGCAAGGAGATCGGCGACTTCCTCAACTTCGTCTTCAGCGACGAGAACGTCCTCAAGTTCGCCGGCGACAACGACCTCCTGCCGGTCACCGTCAGCGCCTCCGCCCGCATGGAGACCGAGCCCGAGCACGCCAACCTGCGCGTCTTCCTCAAGACGCTCCCGGACAGCCAGCTCCCGCCGGTCGGCAAGACCTCCTGGGCGAAGGTCAGCGAGAACGTGAAGCAGAACATCGGCAAGGCGGTCACCCCGGCGGGGCGTCCGGCGGACGTGCTCGGGGCGATAGGCAAGGTGGCCACGGCGGCTGAGGCGGCGGAGTGA
- a CDS encoding DUF3263 domain-containing protein codes for MSEEQGVAGDDEGGLGEREQALLAVERRSWPGPGAKERAVRERLGLSPTRYYQLLNALLDDPRALAHDPVTVNRLRRVRAERQRRR; via the coding sequence ATGAGCGAGGAACAGGGCGTGGCGGGCGACGACGAGGGCGGGCTCGGTGAGCGCGAGCAGGCCCTGCTCGCCGTCGAACGCCGCTCCTGGCCCGGCCCCGGCGCCAAGGAACGAGCGGTCCGCGAGCGCCTCGGCCTCTCCCCGACCCGCTACTACCAGCTCCTCAACGCCCTCCTCGACGACCCGCGCGCCCTCGCCCACGACCCGGTGACCGTCAACCGGCTCCGCCGCGTCCGCGCCGAGCGCCAGCGGCGCCGCTGA
- the otsB gene encoding trehalose-phosphatase, which yields MVSSLPHPATPAGRDGLAALLARPSKAVVALDFDGTLAEIVPDPEQARAHPGAVPALAALAPEVASVAVVTGRPAGVAVRYGGFAGVPGLEHLVVLGHYGAERWDAVSGTVRAAAPHPGVASVRAELPGFLDRAGAWPGVWIEEKGRAVAVHTRRAQDPEGAFEALKGPLGDLAVAHGLVLEPGRMVLELRPPGMDKGVALAKYVREVGAGSVLYAGDDLGDLPAFATVEKLRSDGTPGLLVCSGSGEVPELTDRADLAVPGPAGVVEFLTELARAVREA from the coding sequence ATGGTCAGCAGCCTCCCGCACCCGGCCACACCCGCCGGCCGCGACGGTCTGGCCGCGCTCCTCGCGCGGCCGTCGAAGGCCGTCGTCGCCCTCGACTTCGACGGCACCCTCGCCGAGATCGTCCCCGACCCCGAGCAGGCCCGCGCCCACCCCGGCGCCGTCCCCGCGCTGGCCGCCCTCGCCCCCGAGGTCGCCTCGGTCGCCGTCGTCACCGGCCGCCCCGCCGGGGTCGCCGTCCGCTACGGCGGCTTCGCCGGCGTCCCCGGCCTTGAGCACCTGGTGGTCCTCGGCCACTACGGCGCCGAACGCTGGGACGCCGTCTCCGGCACCGTCAGGGCCGCCGCCCCGCACCCCGGCGTCGCCTCCGTCCGCGCCGAACTCCCCGGCTTCCTGGACCGGGCGGGCGCCTGGCCGGGCGTCTGGATCGAGGAGAAGGGCCGCGCGGTCGCCGTCCACACCCGCCGCGCCCAGGACCCGGAGGGCGCCTTCGAGGCGCTCAAGGGCCCGCTGGGCGACCTGGCCGTCGCCCACGGTCTGGTCCTGGAACCGGGCCGCATGGTCCTGGAGCTGCGGCCGCCGGGCATGGACAAGGGCGTGGCGCTCGCGAAGTACGTACGGGAGGTGGGCGCCGGGTCCGTGCTCTACGCGGGCGACGACCTGGGCGACCTGCCGGCCTTCGCCACCGTGGAGAAACTCCGCTCCGACGGCACCCCGGGCCTGCTGGTGTGCAGCGGCTCCGGGGAGGTCCCGGAACTGACCGACCGCGCGGACCTGGCGGTGCCGGGCCCGGCGGGGGTGGTGGAGTTCCTGACGGAACTGGCGAGGGCGGTACGGGAGGCCTGA
- a CDS encoding helix-turn-helix domain-containing protein, producing the protein MGYAAHLALADADLSAASFRLFHKMCAIQNRKDHGLVIVESQTKFAELVGMSQSSVSRALRQLADHGFIYADGRNWRLRADFVFNGNGAAQGQAIQNIPAGAPDPYTGKGAELTVIDGGNDSDA; encoded by the coding sequence ATGGGATACGCGGCACACCTGGCACTCGCCGATGCCGACCTCAGCGCGGCGTCCTTCAGGCTGTTCCACAAGATGTGCGCCATCCAGAACCGCAAGGACCACGGCCTGGTCATCGTCGAGAGCCAGACCAAGTTCGCCGAGCTGGTCGGAATGTCCCAGTCCTCGGTGTCTCGCGCTCTCCGGCAGCTCGCCGACCACGGATTCATCTACGCCGACGGCCGGAACTGGCGTCTGCGTGCCGACTTCGTGTTCAACGGCAACGGCGCCGCCCAGGGGCAGGCCATCCAGAACATCCCCGCCGGCGCCCCTGACCCGTACACCGGGAAGGGCGCCGAGCTGACCGTCATCGACGGCGGCAACGACAGCGACGCGTGA
- a CDS encoding serine hydrolase domain-containing protein gives MTTINGEVAPGFEPVREAFVANFTQHGDIGAAVCVYWHGRPVVDLWGGVADVDTGRPWTRDTLQLVYSATKGATATAAHMLAERGMLDLDAPVAKYWPEFAANGKADIPVRWLLSHQAGLVALDEPLPLAEALAWDPMAAALAAQRPLWTPGTAHGYHGRTWGWLVGEVIRRVSGRSPGRFFADEIAGPLGLDFFIGLPAGERNRVSRMAYQRPAVDLTTVAAELVPEELREQVAAWRDPNSFSNRAFAVTDPAAIDFDSPEVQAAELPSSNGIGTARALARMYAALIGEVDGVRLLAPETLASATEEQASGKDQVLVFPSRFSSGYMLPAEGNLMTGPNAFGHTGRGGSLSFADPRHGVAFGYAMNNIMSGADDVRAAALTEALRRALVRS, from the coding sequence ATGACGACGATCAACGGTGAGGTGGCGCCCGGGTTCGAACCGGTCCGCGAGGCGTTCGTTGCGAACTTCACCCAGCACGGGGACATCGGCGCGGCCGTGTGCGTCTACTGGCACGGCCGGCCGGTGGTGGATCTGTGGGGTGGCGTCGCCGACGTTGACACCGGCCGTCCTTGGACGCGGGACACCCTGCAACTGGTGTACTCAGCGACCAAAGGAGCCACCGCGACCGCGGCGCACATGCTGGCCGAGCGCGGCATGTTGGACCTCGACGCTCCGGTGGCGAAGTACTGGCCGGAGTTCGCGGCGAACGGCAAGGCGGACATCCCCGTGCGCTGGTTGCTGTCCCACCAGGCCGGTCTCGTCGCCCTGGACGAACCGCTGCCGCTGGCCGAGGCGCTGGCCTGGGATCCCATGGCCGCAGCGTTGGCGGCCCAGCGCCCCCTGTGGACTCCAGGCACCGCACACGGGTACCACGGACGGACCTGGGGCTGGCTGGTCGGCGAGGTGATCCGCCGAGTCTCCGGCCGCTCGCCGGGCCGCTTCTTCGCCGACGAGATCGCGGGCCCGCTCGGGCTGGACTTCTTCATCGGCCTGCCGGCAGGCGAACGCAACCGAGTCAGCCGCATGGCGTACCAGCGCCCGGCCGTCGACCTCACCACCGTGGCCGCCGAATTGGTTCCCGAGGAACTTCGCGAACAGGTCGCCGCCTGGCGCGACCCGAATTCCTTCAGCAACCGGGCGTTTGCTGTCACCGACCCGGCCGCGATCGACTTCGACTCCCCCGAGGTGCAGGCCGCAGAACTCCCGTCCTCCAACGGCATCGGCACCGCACGGGCCTTGGCCCGGATGTACGCCGCGCTGATCGGCGAGGTCGACGGCGTGCGCCTGCTCGCCCCGGAGACCCTGGCTTCAGCGACCGAAGAGCAGGCCAGTGGCAAGGACCAGGTGCTGGTGTTCCCAAGCCGATTCAGCAGCGGCTACATGCTCCCCGCCGAAGGCAACTTGATGACCGGCCCGAACGCCTTCGGTCACACCGGCCGCGGCGGCTCACTCTCCTTCGCCGACCCGCGGCACGGCGTCGCCTTCGGGTACGCGATGAACAACATCATGAGCGGGGCCGACGATGTACGTGCGGCTGCACTGACCGAAGCGCTGCGAAGGGCTCTCGTGCGCTCCTGA
- a CDS encoding 2OG-Fe(II) oxygenase — protein sequence MTWKSRLPLVVESAIPLSLCGALMDHVKNQTARPRTYQGVIDESLRKSEYVEVPTHLEEAVISHCAAHLRGHFEIAPQRIPTQPAVVYRYGPGVGFVAHHDEVTDIERERARTNGQPVVGGDLTLVVSLNTPDSYGGGKLFFENPAQEIKPPCGTLVAFPATRDHIHGVRPITRGERVTLVVRVSADCL from the coding sequence ATGACCTGGAAGAGCCGCTTACCGCTCGTCGTAGAGAGCGCCATCCCCCTCAGCCTCTGCGGAGCGCTGATGGACCACGTGAAGAACCAGACCGCCCGCCCGCGTACCTACCAGGGCGTCATCGACGAATCGCTGCGCAAGAGCGAGTACGTCGAGGTCCCGACGCACCTGGAGGAGGCGGTCATCTCGCACTGCGCCGCCCACTTGCGTGGCCACTTCGAGATCGCCCCGCAACGGATACCCACCCAGCCGGCGGTCGTCTACCGCTACGGCCCCGGCGTTGGCTTCGTCGCCCACCACGACGAGGTCACCGACATCGAGCGCGAGCGGGCCCGGACCAACGGACAGCCCGTCGTCGGCGGCGACCTCACCCTCGTGGTCTCGCTCAACACCCCTGACTCCTACGGCGGCGGCAAGCTGTTCTTCGAGAACCCCGCCCAGGAGATCAAGCCGCCCTGTGGCACCCTGGTCGCCTTCCCGGCCACCCGCGACCACATCCACGGCGTACGGCCGATCACGAGGGGCGAACGCGTCACCCTCGTCGTACGCGTCTCTGCCGACTGCCTCTGA
- the cysS gene encoding cysteine--tRNA ligase gives MMSIKVHNTLTSQTEEFRPEREAEVRMFVCGPTVYGPSHVGHAKTYTQFDFIARYLEVSGYRVTYLQNITDVDDKIIRRSAEEGVPPEEIAALFEKQYLEDMAALGNTRVDVHARAHDHIDAIVDQIKRLIERGHAYQLDDGWYFDLASFPAYGKLSGRTDLRPEDSVSRIDDNSKKHNPGDFALWKGRKDGEPFWETDLGPGRPGWHIEDTAITETFFGPSYDLHGGAVDLIFPHHEAEVAQMEAASGIEPLARYWMHTGLLRVDGEKMSKSTGNFLTIRDALTRTDFRTLRHAFLSQHYRSSMELSDSTLEQARGARRRIENFARTIDPAHADSPANAARATDAWKEMRERLDDDFDTPGALAVLFQYIREQNRMEEPAGPAALRLIEDVNNLFGTFDIPGAAQSDAAVDELVKERDRLRAAKKFAEADAIRDQLTQQGVVLEDSPEGTRWWKETTS, from the coding sequence ATGATGTCGATCAAGGTCCACAACACGCTGACCAGCCAGACCGAGGAGTTCCGCCCCGAGCGGGAGGCCGAGGTGCGGATGTTCGTGTGCGGACCCACCGTGTACGGCCCCAGCCACGTCGGGCACGCGAAGACGTACACGCAGTTCGACTTCATCGCCCGGTACCTGGAAGTGAGCGGGTACAGGGTCACGTACCTCCAGAACATCACCGACGTCGATGACAAGATCATCCGGCGGTCAGCGGAGGAGGGCGTCCCGCCGGAGGAGATCGCGGCGCTCTTCGAGAAGCAGTACCTGGAGGACATGGCCGCACTGGGGAACACCCGCGTCGACGTCCACGCGCGGGCCCACGACCACATCGACGCGATCGTGGACCAGATCAAGCGACTCATCGAGCGGGGCCACGCCTACCAGCTCGACGACGGCTGGTACTTCGACCTGGCCTCGTTCCCCGCGTACGGCAAGCTCTCCGGTCGCACCGACCTGCGCCCCGAGGACTCGGTGTCGCGGATCGACGACAACTCGAAGAAGCACAACCCGGGCGACTTCGCGCTGTGGAAGGGCCGCAAGGACGGCGAGCCGTTCTGGGAGACCGACCTGGGACCGGGCCGTCCGGGCTGGCACATCGAGGACACCGCGATCACGGAGACCTTCTTCGGGCCCTCCTACGACCTGCACGGCGGCGCCGTCGACCTCATTTTCCCGCACCACGAGGCCGAGGTCGCCCAGATGGAAGCCGCCTCCGGCATCGAGCCTCTGGCCCGCTACTGGATGCACACCGGTCTCCTGCGGGTCGACGGCGAGAAGATGTCGAAGAGCACCGGCAACTTCCTCACCATCCGCGACGCCCTCACCCGGACGGACTTCCGGACCCTGCGGCACGCCTTCCTCTCCCAGCACTACCGCTCCTCCATGGAGCTGAGCGACTCCACGCTGGAGCAGGCCCGAGGGGCACGCCGCCGGATCGAGAACTTCGCCCGGACCATCGACCCCGCGCACGCAGACAGCCCGGCGAACGCCGCACGCGCGACGGACGCCTGGAAGGAGATGCGCGAGCGCCTGGACGACGACTTCGACACCCCAGGTGCCCTCGCCGTCCTGTTCCAGTACATCCGCGAGCAGAACCGCATGGAGGAACCGGCCGGGCCGGCCGCCCTGCGGCTGATCGAGGACGTGAACAACCTCTTCGGAACCTTCGACATCCCCGGCGCCGCCCAAAGCGACGCCGCCGTCGACGAACTCGTGAAGGAACGCGACCGGCTCCGCGCGGCGAAGAAGTTCGCCGAGGCCGACGCGATCCGCGACCAGCTCACCCAGCAGGGCGTCGTCCTTGAGGACTCGCCCGAAGGCACCCGTTGGTGGAAGGAGACCACTTCATGA
- a CDS encoding sugar-transfer associated ATP-grasp domain-containing protein, whose product MRRTANRGFNHRQAVTEEWFRTQVLPRVSGARFLPYQVRQLRSEHLPAMLRDKDRKSLARIAGDLVKVTTRWRCLPFHYFRYGGYRREVSSERACSYLPESALFHRLLPRVNRDAIDLDDKTSCKRILASADIPQPALIASGDRRTGATSAGDVVPLADVLDHASGLGRVVVKPSRYSSGGSGVVIVRPGEDAFDLPAYAQRWGTWLVEQHVPQHPDLDVLNPYALNTFRVITLLREGAAEVLYVMLKLGGTESTTDNSAAGGMQIRVHPDGRLDRHGYDRYLNAHTRHGVSSVPFADHRISRMTEVRELAERCARLFPQVPFIGWDIALTPGGPAVIEGNSSPSLAHIQRTHGGVALELVPALRSVMDRPII is encoded by the coding sequence ATGAGACGTACCGCGAACCGCGGCTTCAACCACCGCCAGGCCGTGACCGAGGAGTGGTTCCGCACCCAGGTCCTTCCCCGCGTGTCCGGCGCGCGGTTTCTCCCCTACCAGGTGCGGCAACTGCGGAGCGAGCACCTGCCGGCGATGCTGCGCGACAAGGACAGGAAGAGCCTGGCCCGCATCGCCGGGGACTTGGTGAAGGTCACCACGCGGTGGCGCTGCCTGCCGTTCCACTACTTCCGCTACGGCGGATACCGGCGCGAGGTGTCGTCCGAGCGGGCCTGCTCGTACCTGCCGGAGAGCGCCCTGTTCCACCGGCTCCTTCCCCGCGTGAACCGGGACGCGATCGACCTGGACGACAAGACGTCCTGCAAGAGGATCCTCGCGTCCGCCGACATCCCGCAGCCCGCGCTCATCGCGAGCGGTGACCGCCGCACGGGTGCGACGTCCGCTGGTGATGTGGTGCCGCTGGCGGATGTCCTCGACCACGCGTCCGGACTCGGCCGCGTGGTGGTCAAGCCCTCCCGCTACTCCAGTGGTGGGTCCGGCGTCGTGATCGTGCGGCCCGGTGAGGACGCCTTCGACCTGCCGGCCTACGCGCAGCGGTGGGGCACGTGGCTGGTGGAGCAGCACGTGCCGCAGCATCCCGACTTGGACGTGCTGAACCCATACGCCCTCAACACGTTCCGCGTGATCACCCTGCTGCGTGAAGGCGCCGCCGAAGTCCTTTACGTGATGCTGAAACTCGGCGGCACCGAGAGCACCACGGACAACTCGGCCGCCGGCGGCATGCAGATCCGAGTCCACCCCGACGGGCGACTCGACCGCCACGGCTACGACCGATACCTGAACGCCCACACCCGCCACGGGGTCAGTTCGGTTCCGTTCGCCGACCACCGTATCTCCCGCATGACGGAGGTCCGAGAGCTGGCCGAGCGCTGTGCGCGCCTGTTCCCGCAGGTGCCCTTCATCGGCTGGGACATCGCACTGACACCCGGCGGACCTGCGGTCATCGAGGGCAACAGCAGCCCCTCCCTCGCACATATCCAGCGCACCCACGGCGGCGTCGCGCTGGAGCTCGTTCCCGCGCTCCGCTCCGTGATGGATCGCCCGATCATCTGA